The Fructilactobacillus myrtifloralis genome contains a region encoding:
- a CDS encoding HD domain-containing protein, with product MTDKLTAVADFAQTTMAGDQSGHGYDHVERVVNLTRQLLAENPANGEIALTAAYLHDCFDEKLTSDPDAARARVTEQLTDIGYQPAAITAILAIIDHMSFAANLEHHQQLSPEGQLVQDADRLDALGAIGIARTFAYGAVHGYAMYDPQVRPRTNLTKANYRQPETTINHFYEKLFKLPEQMNTVTARRLGNERKQYMQEFVAEFKAEWNEL from the coding sequence ATGACAGATAAACTAACAGCCGTAGCTGATTTTGCACAGACAACGATGGCCGGGGATCAATCCGGGCATGGCTATGATCACGTTGAACGGGTGGTAAACTTGACGCGCCAGTTATTAGCCGAAAATCCGGCGAACGGTGAGATTGCGTTAACCGCCGCCTATTTGCACGATTGCTTTGACGAAAAATTAACTTCGGATCCAGATGCAGCCCGCGCGCGGGTCACGGAGCAGTTAACCGACATTGGGTATCAACCAGCAGCAATTACAGCGATCCTTGCGATCATTGATCACATGTCATTTGCGGCTAACCTAGAGCACCACCAACAGTTGAGTCCCGAGGGTCAACTTGTGCAGGATGCCGACCGCCTGGATGCCTTAGGAGCAATTGGGATTGCCCGCACCTTTGCGTATGGTGCCGTGCACGGCTATGCGATGTATGACCCCCAGGTTCGGCCCCGGACCAACCTGACTAAAGCCAACTACCGGCAACCCGAAACGACGATTAACCATTTTTACGAAAAGTTGTTTAAACTGCCGGAGCAAATGAATACGGTGACGGCTCGCCGGCTCGGGAACGAACGCAAGCAGTACATGCAGGAGTTCGTGGCAGAGTTTAAGGCGGAATGGAACGAGCTGTAG
- a CDS encoding cytochrome ubiquinol oxidase subunit I translates to MLNVGMSVVSLARFQFAMTTIFHFFFVPMSIGLGLLVAIMETMYVIKKQPAYLTMTKFWGKLFLLSFAVGVVTGLIQEFQFGMNWSNYSRFMGDIFGAPLAIEALLAFFLESTFLGVWMFTWDKMKPAWHALMIWLVVLGSTLSALWILAANSFMQNPVGYKIDPKTGHAVMTDFWAIIKNQQLWYEFPHVIFGAFVTGSFIIAGASAWMLFRKKSPAFFRKSMRLALVIGLFGLVGSFLSGDSQMLYLTKNQPMKFAAAEGEYQNAKSPAAWSVVQISNTKEKTATYRIEIPYMLDILTYHKPSGDITGMDQVNRELHQKYDKKFGKHMNYYPPVNALFYSFRIMVAGAGALGMLSLLGLWFSRKKKNTIMRQKWLLLLLSLATFGPFIINSCGWLVTELGRAPWVVYGLLPIADAVSPSTSATAVLFTIIVYFCLFSFLGIFMFLYAKKNLEKGPEAIDDTIQYDTEDPFSKEAFSK, encoded by the coding sequence ATGTTAAATGTCGGCATGAGCGTGGTTTCATTGGCACGGTTCCAATTTGCCATGACCACCATTTTTCACTTTTTCTTCGTACCGATGTCCATCGGTTTAGGGTTACTGGTGGCAATCATGGAAACGATGTATGTAATTAAAAAGCAACCCGCATACCTAACGATGACCAAATTCTGGGGCAAACTCTTTTTGCTAAGTTTTGCGGTCGGAGTGGTAACTGGATTGATTCAGGAATTCCAGTTTGGGATGAACTGGTCGAACTATTCCCGGTTCATGGGTGATATTTTCGGTGCTCCCCTCGCCATCGAAGCGTTACTGGCCTTTTTCCTGGAATCAACCTTCTTAGGGGTCTGGATGTTCACCTGGGATAAAATGAAACCCGCGTGGCACGCCCTGATGATTTGGCTTGTGGTACTTGGCTCCACGTTATCCGCCCTGTGGATTTTAGCGGCCAATAGTTTTATGCAGAACCCGGTCGGGTACAAAATTGACCCGAAAACGGGACACGCGGTAATGACGGATTTTTGGGCTATCATTAAGAACCAACAACTGTGGTACGAATTTCCCCACGTAATCTTTGGTGCCTTTGTAACGGGGAGCTTTATTATCGCGGGCGCCTCCGCATGGATGCTCTTTCGCAAGAAGTCCCCGGCGTTCTTCCGCAAATCAATGCGGTTAGCCCTCGTGATCGGACTATTCGGGTTAGTCGGGAGCTTCCTATCTGGTGATAGCCAGATGCTGTACCTGACGAAAAACCAGCCGATGAAGTTTGCAGCGGCCGAGGGAGAATACCAGAACGCCAAGAGTCCGGCGGCGTGGAGCGTGGTCCAAATTTCCAACACCAAGGAAAAGACCGCTACATATCGAATTGAGATTCCCTACATGTTAGATATTTTGACCTACCATAAACCGAGTGGAGATATCACCGGGATGGATCAGGTTAACCGGGAACTCCATCAAAAGTACGATAAGAAGTTTGGAAAGCACATGAACTATTACCCGCCCGTTAATGCCTTGTTCTATTCCTTCCGGATCATGGTAGCTGGGGCAGGAGCACTAGGGATGCTGTCATTGCTAGGGCTCTGGTTCTCACGGAAGAAAAAGAACACCATTATGCGACAAAAATGGCTCCTATTGTTACTGAGCCTCGCCACCTTTGGACCGTTTATCATTAACAGTTGTGGTTGGTTAGTAACCGAACTGGGGCGGGCCCCGTGGGTTGTGTATGGGCTTTTACCCATCGCTGATGCGGTTTCACCTAGTACCAGTGCCACGGCCGTGCTCTTTACAATCATTGTGTACTTCTGTCTCTTCTCCTTCCTAGGGATTTTTATGTTTCTGTATGCCAAGAAAAACCTGGAAAAGGGACCGGAAGCAATTGATGACACGATTCAATATGATACGGAAGATCCGTTTTCAAAGGAGGCCTTTAGCAAATGA
- a CDS encoding NAD(P)/FAD-dependent oxidoreductase has translation MKKVLVLGAGYAGLRACKRLAKSKQDLEVTLVDRTPYHYDATQLYRVAAGSIPAAKIMFRIPDLISPKIKFIQDEVQVINGEQNTVTMAEHGEIGYDYLFNGLGFEPETFNTPGAATDGLQISNIENSTRDAEALQTALEQYAQTKDPKFLRVVTVGGGFTSIELIGELVHMVPKWAKQYGFKRDDFQITCIAPNFLGMFNEKQATYAKRYLEKKGVQFILGVTVNEVTDDGVFYGDDNQFIEAARVFWTAGVKGSDVIAASGYEEHRNRVLVNDDMSLTAYPNQYLIGDVSAVKEPQSGRVYPTTAQISIYEASNAVANFENKLAGKPIVPFNYHSLGTVCSLGPYNAVADVALGGLSVKINGFPAAVLKNIIFKRSSYELSGLKMMLQS, from the coding sequence ATGAAAAAAGTGTTAGTCCTAGGGGCTGGCTATGCTGGGTTACGCGCCTGTAAACGGTTGGCAAAGAGTAAACAGGATCTAGAGGTAACCCTCGTTGACCGCACCCCGTATCATTATGATGCGACCCAACTGTATCGCGTTGCAGCTGGTAGCATTCCCGCAGCCAAGATTATGTTTCGGATTCCGGACCTGATTAGTCCTAAAATCAAGTTTATCCAAGATGAAGTCCAGGTTATTAACGGGGAGCAAAACACGGTTACTATGGCCGAGCATGGCGAAATTGGGTATGACTACTTATTTAATGGGCTCGGGTTTGAACCCGAAACGTTTAACACTCCCGGAGCGGCGACCGATGGCTTGCAAATTAGTAACATTGAAAACTCCACTCGTGATGCCGAAGCGTTACAAACGGCCTTGGAACAGTATGCCCAAACCAAGGATCCCAAGTTTTTACGCGTAGTAACGGTTGGTGGGGGTTTTACCAGCATCGAACTGATTGGTGAATTAGTACATATGGTTCCAAAGTGGGCCAAGCAGTATGGGTTTAAGCGCGATGACTTTCAGATTACCTGTATCGCGCCGAATTTCTTAGGCATGTTTAACGAAAAACAAGCTACATATGCAAAACGATACTTAGAGAAAAAGGGCGTTCAGTTTATACTGGGCGTTACTGTTAACGAAGTGACCGATGACGGAGTCTTCTATGGAGACGATAACCAGTTTATCGAAGCAGCCCGGGTCTTTTGGACTGCGGGGGTCAAGGGGAGCGATGTGATTGCGGCCTCTGGCTACGAGGAACACCGAAACCGGGTACTGGTTAACGATGACATGAGTTTAACGGCTTATCCGAACCAATACTTGATTGGAGACGTTTCCGCCGTCAAAGAACCGCAGTCGGGTCGGGTTTACCCCACGACCGCCCAGATTTCGATTTATGAAGCTAGCAACGCTGTGGCTAACTTCGAAAATAAACTAGCTGGAAAACCAATCGTTCCGTTCAACTATCATTCATTAGGAACCGTTTGTTCACTGGGTCCTTACAACGCCGTAGCTGATGTTGCGCTCGGTGGTTTAAGTGTGAAAATTAACGGATTCCCAGCGGCAGTGTTGAAAAACATCATCTTTAAACGCAGTAGTTATGAACTATCTGGATTGAAAATGATGCTCCAAAGTTAA
- a CDS encoding AEC family transporter codes for MTAFLTSLSSVGEIVLVIALGYWLRKSGRLGDTFKGSISYIIMNIALPVSIFMSVVTNLNRDKLISLSSGLLYVFISFFLGYLVAIAMVYLFKIRKGRRGTFVNMVVNANTIFIGMPLNMALFGDKGLPYFLLYYLMNTISTWAIGIFFISADDPTKTKADRGSAKFNWKKLLPAPLIGFLVALVWLILGLPITFIVEPPAFPMLGKTFTMIGGLVTPLSLIYIGIILADAGLNSIHFDRDTILALAGRFVLAPAIMIGVLMAFTGMGASVPSAELSTFVIQSAAPGLAVLPILVGNAHGDVDYATNVVVTSTVLFVVVVPILMEIITFL; via the coding sequence ATGACAGCGTTTTTAACTTCATTGTCAAGTGTCGGTGAAATCGTCCTCGTTATTGCCTTAGGTTACTGGTTACGGAAATCGGGCCGATTAGGCGACACTTTCAAAGGTAGCATTTCATACATTATTATGAACATTGCGCTACCAGTTTCGATTTTTATGTCCGTGGTTACTAATTTAAACCGGGATAAATTGATTAGTCTGTCCAGCGGGTTGCTGTACGTCTTCATCAGTTTCTTCCTCGGTTATTTAGTTGCCATCGCCATGGTTTATCTGTTCAAGATTCGCAAGGGACGGCGGGGAACGTTCGTTAACATGGTCGTGAACGCGAACACCATCTTCATCGGAATGCCGTTAAACATGGCTTTGTTCGGTGATAAAGGGTTACCGTACTTCCTGCTGTACTACCTGATGAACACGATTTCAACCTGGGCCATCGGGATCTTCTTTATATCTGCTGATGATCCAACGAAGACCAAGGCTGATCGCGGATCGGCGAAGTTTAACTGGAAGAAGTTACTGCCCGCTCCGTTGATTGGGTTCTTAGTGGCCCTCGTTTGGTTGATTTTGGGCTTGCCAATTACTTTCATCGTGGAACCACCGGCTTTCCCAATGCTCGGAAAGACCTTCACGATGATTGGTGGCTTAGTAACACCACTGTCCTTGATTTACATTGGGATTATTCTAGCCGATGCCGGCTTGAATTCCATCCACTTTGACCGGGATACCATCCTGGCCCTCGCTGGTCGGTTTGTTCTTGCTCCCGCAATCATGATTGGGGTGCTAATGGCCTTTACTGGAATGGGGGCCAGCGTTCCGAGTGCTGAATTGAGTACCTTTGTGATTCAATCTGCCGCTCCTGGACTGGCTGTGCTTCCAATCTTGGTTGGAAACGCCCATGGAGACGTCGATTACGCTACAAACGTAGTTGTTACCAGTACCGTCCTCTTCGTGGTTGTGGTTCCAATTTTAATGGAAATCATTACGTTCCTATAA
- a CDS encoding HD domain-containing protein, producing MAADHTGHDVAHVNRVVSLARQLLQTEPANEEQTLVIAYLHDVGDEKLTETPARKRREVSAKLREWGYPPALVTKIMADIDHLSFAKNLEHSYHLDRAGQIAQDADRLDALGPIAIARTFAYGAIHDLPMYAPENDPAVLNTKQAYRQARDTFHHYQVRAERVVDQLNTPTARRLAAPRMAVTRRFLARFSAEWQGDA from the coding sequence ATGGCTGCGGATCACACGGGTCATGATGTAGCCCATGTAAACCGGGTCGTTAGCCTTGCCCGGCAGTTGTTACAAACGGAACCCGCAAATGAGGAACAAACCCTTGTGATTGCCTACCTGCACGACGTGGGTGATGAAAAATTAACGGAGACGCCCGCCAGAAAACGGCGGGAAGTCAGTGCTAAGTTACGAGAGTGGGGCTATCCGCCGGCTCTCGTTACGAAGATCATGGCAGATATTGACCACCTGTCGTTTGCTAAGAACTTAGAGCATTCCTATCATTTGGATCGAGCCGGGCAAATTGCTCAGGATGCCGATCGCTTGGATGCCCTAGGACCAATTGCGATTGCCAGGACCTTTGCCTACGGCGCCATTCATGACTTACCGATGTATGCTCCGGAAAATGATCCGGCAGTGCTCAACACGAAGCAAGCATATCGACAGGCTCGTGATACCTTCCACCACTATCAAGTTCGAGCAGAACGAGTAGTTGACCAGTTAAATACCCCAACTGCCCGCCGGTTAGCTGCCCCACGAATGGCAGTGACCCGGCGGTTTTTGGCGCGGTTTAGTGCAGAGTGGCAAGGGGATGCTTAA
- a CDS encoding malolactic enzyme yields the protein MTKSQAIVNNPFLNKGTAFTEAERKALNLEGMLPPRVQTLDQQVERVYAEYQQKSNDLEKRVYLMSIFNENRVLFYATFAKHVSEFMPVVYDPTIAESIENYSRMYVNPQNAAFLSINDGSRETIRQSLLNAAEGRDIELLVVTDGEGILGIGDWATQGIDIPVGKLMVYTAAAGIDPAKVLPVVLDAGTTRDSLRNDPLYVGLDQERDYSDKYYQFVDNFVQEAEDLFPNLYLHFEDFGRANAANILDKYKDQFLVFNDDIQGTGIIVLAGVLGALNISGEKMTDQTYLCYGAGTAGAGIAQRVCEEMVQAGLSEAEAKKHFYMVDKQGLLFDDMPDLTPAQKEFARSRSEFENSEDLTDLLSIVKAVQPTIMVGTSTNPGAFTEDVVKEMAAHTERPIILPISNPTKLCEATAADLIKWTDGRALVATGVPSDPVEYNGVTYEIGQANNALVYPGIGLGAIAATATTLNDEMISAAAHSLGGIVDPSQPGAAILPPVDQLTKFSQTVANAVAQSAVDQGVTREKISDVKGAVENEKWYPVYTDLTNLANK from the coding sequence ATGACAAAGAGCCAAGCAATCGTTAACAATCCCTTTTTGAACAAGGGGACTGCGTTTACGGAAGCAGAACGAAAAGCTTTAAACCTGGAAGGAATGCTACCACCACGCGTTCAAACCCTCGATCAACAGGTAGAACGAGTTTACGCTGAATACCAACAAAAGAGTAACGACCTGGAAAAACGGGTTTACTTGATGAGTATTTTCAACGAAAACCGGGTGCTATTTTACGCAACGTTTGCTAAGCACGTTAGTGAATTCATGCCCGTGGTTTACGACCCAACGATTGCAGAATCAATTGAAAACTACAGTCGGATGTACGTAAACCCTCAAAATGCCGCTTTCTTGTCAATTAACGATGGAAGTCGCGAAACGATTCGGCAAAGTTTACTTAACGCTGCTGAAGGTCGTGACATCGAACTGTTAGTTGTGACTGATGGGGAAGGAATTCTCGGAATCGGTGACTGGGCAACCCAAGGAATTGACATTCCGGTTGGGAAGCTAATGGTTTACACAGCAGCTGCTGGAATTGATCCTGCGAAGGTCTTACCAGTTGTCTTAGATGCCGGAACGACCCGGGATTCATTACGCAACGATCCATTATACGTTGGTTTAGATCAAGAACGGGATTACTCTGACAAGTACTATCAATTTGTTGATAATTTTGTTCAAGAAGCCGAAGATCTCTTCCCGAACCTGTACCTGCACTTTGAAGACTTTGGGCGGGCTAACGCTGCTAACATTCTTGATAAGTACAAGGATCAATTCTTGGTCTTTAATGATGACATCCAAGGAACGGGAATCATCGTGTTAGCCGGAGTACTGGGCGCCTTAAACATCTCCGGGGAAAAGATGACGGACCAAACTTACCTCTGTTACGGAGCTGGAACTGCCGGAGCCGGAATTGCACAGCGGGTCTGTGAAGAAATGGTGCAAGCAGGTCTCTCTGAAGCAGAAGCTAAAAAGCACTTCTACATGGTTGACAAGCAAGGACTCTTGTTTGATGACATGCCTGATTTAACCCCTGCTCAAAAAGAATTTGCACGGAGTCGTTCCGAATTTGAAAACAGTGAAGATTTAACTGATCTGCTTTCAATTGTGAAGGCAGTGCAACCAACTATCATGGTTGGAACTTCAACGAACCCGGGGGCCTTCACGGAAGACGTTGTGAAGGAAATGGCTGCCCACACGGAACGGCCAATTATTCTACCAATCTCCAACCCAACCAAGTTATGTGAAGCTACGGCTGCAGACTTGATTAAGTGGACTGACGGTCGGGCCTTAGTTGCTACCGGGGTTCCAAGTGATCCCGTTGAATACAATGGAGTTACTTACGAAATTGGTCAAGCTAACAACGCCTTGGTTTACCCAGGAATTGGTTTAGGTGCAATCGCTGCTACGGCCACTACGTTAAATGATGAAATGATTAGTGCGGCAGCTCACTCACTCGGTGGAATTGTTGACCCAAGTCAACCAGGGGCTGCGATCTTACCACCAGTTGATCAATTAACTAAGTTCTCGCAAACGGTTGCGAATGCGGTAGCGCAAAGCGCAGTTGATCAAGGGGTTACTCGAGAAAAGATTAGTGACGTGAAGGGTGCAGTTGAAAACGAAAAATGGTACCCCGTTTACACTGATCTCACTAATTTAGCTAACAAATAA